From the genome of Duffyella gerundensis, one region includes:
- a CDS encoding ABC transporter ATP-binding protein gives MNNSLLEVEDLNIIFKGAHQEQHAVRNVSFRVGREKLAIVGESGSGKSQTCRALLKLTPKAGRIEATRMQFDGIDLLAASEKQMRSLRGNRISMILQDPKFSLNPLMRIGDQVAEAYRLHSKVSQREAQQRALQMLEAVHIRDVEKVYRLYPHEISGGMGQRVMIAMMLIPEPDLIIADEPTSALDVTVRQQVLAILDELLARRNTGLLFISHDLNLVSRFCDRVLVMYAGRIVEEIAAADLHNARHPYTQALLASQPRLHQPVEMLSVPTRDAAWLQGRAWRNGVLV, from the coding sequence TTTTCAAGGGTGCGCATCAGGAGCAGCATGCGGTGCGCAACGTCTCGTTTCGCGTTGGCCGTGAAAAGCTGGCAATCGTTGGCGAGTCGGGATCGGGCAAATCGCAAACCTGCCGCGCGCTGCTGAAGCTGACGCCGAAAGCGGGCCGTATTGAGGCCACCCGCATGCAGTTTGACGGCATCGATCTGCTGGCCGCCAGTGAAAAGCAGATGCGTAGCCTGCGCGGCAACCGTATATCAATGATTTTGCAGGACCCGAAGTTTTCACTTAACCCGCTGATGCGTATTGGCGATCAGGTCGCGGAGGCCTATCGCCTGCATAGCAAGGTGAGCCAGCGCGAGGCGCAGCAACGGGCGTTGCAGATGCTGGAAGCGGTGCACATTCGCGACGTGGAAAAAGTGTACCGGCTTTATCCGCATGAAATTTCAGGCGGCATGGGCCAGCGGGTGATGATTGCCATGATGCTGATCCCGGAACCCGACCTGATTATCGCCGATGAGCCGACCTCGGCGCTTGACGTCACCGTGCGCCAGCAGGTGCTGGCGATTCTTGATGAGCTGCTGGCGCGCCGCAATACCGGCCTGCTGTTTATCAGCCACGACTTGAATCTGGTATCGCGTTTCTGCGATCGCGTGCTGGTGATGTATGCCGGCCGCATCGTGGAAGAGATTGCCGCTGCCGATCTGCACAATGCGCGGCATCCTTACACCCAGGCGCTGCTGGCCAGCCAGCCACGTTTGCATCAGCCGGTGGAGATGCTCAGCGTGCCAACGCGTGATGCCGCCTGGCTGCAGGGGCGCGCCTGGCGAAATGGAGTGCTGGTATGA